In the genome of Vallitalea longa, the window TAGATACTAAGGTGAAACTTATAGAATTCAATACTCTCAATTATAATTCTGAGGAAAGAAACAATATACTGAAAATATGTGCTGATGATACATCAAGTGTTGAAGATATATGTAAGATGAATGTGTATCTAGGAGAAAAAATGGCAGAAGCGGCTAATGTGGTTATCAAAAAAGCGAATTTGAACAATTCTGATATCGATTTTATAAGTACTCATGGACAAACAATCTATCATATTCCCGAGTATCATGCTACTATGCAGATAGGAGAATTAGCTGTAATTGCAGAGAGAACAGGATGTATAACTGTAGGAGACTACAGACCTAGTGATATGGCTGCAAAAGGACAAGGAGCTCCTTTAGTTCCTTTTACAGATTATTTGTTATTCAGAAGTAGGAGTAAAGGGCGTGCTTTAATAAATATAGGTGGCATCAGTAATGTGTCTTTGATAGAAACTGGTGTAGGATTAGAAGATGTTACTGCTTTTGATATGGGACCTGGTAATATGCTCATAGATGCTATTGTGTCAATAGGAACTAATAACCAATATACATATGATAAGAATGGAAATATTGCATCTAAAGGAAAAGTATGTAATAATTGGTTATACAATATTATTAATAATGATGAATTTATTACTAAAATGCCTCCTAAAAGTACTGGAAGAGAGAAGTATACATTTAATTTAGCAAAAGAATTGTATAATCAGGGTATCTCCATGGGATTAGATTTTGAAGATATCATAGCTACAATAACGTCGTATACCATAGAATCTATAATTATGCATTTTAGAGATTATATAGATATCAACTATAATATTGATGAAGTAATAATTAGTGGAGGTGGGGTATATAACAATACGATTATAAAAGGACTAGATAATGGGTTGAAACAACATGTAACAATATTAGATGATTGGGGATATTCTTCAGATGCAAAAGAAGCTATTGCTTTTGCTATTCTAGGCAATGAATTCTTACATGGTAACAACAACAATCTTCCTTCAGCGACCGGAGCTTCTAAAGGCATCTGCATGGGAAAATTGGTCTTACCAAGTTAAGTTACATCATATCGTAGCATAGAATATATAAGTAATATATTGCAAACAGAATTGTTAAGATGCACGATAATATATATTTTTAAGGGGTGATAATAATTAATAGACCACAGAAATTAGTTGAGGGAGATATTATAGGTGTCATTGCACCGGGAAGTCCTACAACCATGGATAAAGTCAATAAAGCTAAGAATTCTTTAGAAGAGTTGGGGTTTGAAGTCAAATTAGGTGAAAGTTGTTATGAAAAAGATACATATTTGGCTGGAGACGATAATCTGAGGGCTAATGATGTTAATGAAATGTTTCTAGACGATAATGTGAAAGGTATCATATGCTTGAGAGGTGGCTATGGAACAAGTAGAATACTTAATCTGATTAATTACAGAGCCATTAAAAAACATCCTAAGGTTTTTGTAGGTTATAGTGATATAACTGCTTTACATATAGCTTTTAACCAATTGAGTAACATGGTTACTTATCATGGTCCAATGGCTGGTGATATGCTTGAGGGGATGGATGAATTTACAAAGAAGAGTTTTTTCTATAGTATACAGGCAGAGAATGAAATATGCATTAATAATCCTAAGAGCAGTAATATTGAGTGCTTATGTCCAGGTGTAGCCAAGGGAAAAATCATCGGCGGTAATTTGTCTTTGATCATTTCAACTCTTGGAACTCCTTATGAAATCAATACAAAAGGTAAAATCTTGTTTATAGAAGAAGTAAGAGAAAGACCGTATGTTATCGACAGATTATTGATGCAATTAAAACATGCTAAGAAATTTCAAGATGCAAAAGGTATAATATTAGGTGATTTCAAAGATTGTGTTCCCAAGGAAAACGAGGATAGTAAAAGTTTGGAAGAAGTTTTTAATGAAATAATCAAACCACTGAACAAACCTACAATCTATAAACTGAAAGCAGGACATTGTAATCCAATGGTAACATTACCATTTGGACTAAATTCATATATGGATGCAGATAGAGGTGTATTGATATCCAATATATAGAAATATTAACTTATTGTAAGTGTGTAAATAATATTGATTGTGTTGAAGGTGATTAAATGAAAATAATTGATATCAAGACAGAAAAAATATCTATAGGTTTAAAAAAGCCATTTATTACTGCACTTAGAAGTCTAAGAAGTATAGACAGTATTGTCGTAAAAGTTATAACTGATGAGTACATAGGTTATGGTGCGGCAGCTGAGACAGCGGTCATAACTGGAGATATCAACAGTTCGATTATAGGTGCTATAGACTATATAAAAACATTTCTTATTGGAAAAGATATCAGTAGTTTCGAGAAGCTGATGGAAATACTTAATAACTGTATTGTTGGTAATACAAGTGCAAAAGCTTCCATAGATATGGCTTTGTATGATCTATACGGAAAATTATATAAAGCTCCTGTTTATAAGTTGTTAGGAGGTTATAGGGATAAATTGACTACAGATATTACAATTAGCCTAAAATCTCCTGATGAAATGGCTATCGATAGTATTCAAGCTGTTAATCAAGGTTTTAATGCGTTGAAAGTAAAAGTAGGTAATAATTCTAATCTGGATATTGAAAGATTAAAGGCCATAAGAAAAGCTGTGGGAAATACGGTTAGTATCAAAGTCGATGCCAATCAAGGATGGGAAGCAAAAGAAGCTGTTTATGTTATTAAGAGAATGGAACAAGAAGACATAAATATCGATCTTGCTGAGCAACCTGTTACGGCAGAAGATATAGATGGTCTAAAATATGTTACTGATAATGTTAACATACCTGTATTAGCCGATGAGAGTGTTTTTTCTCCTATGGATGCTATGAACATCATTAACAATAGGGCGGCTGATATGATTAATATTAAGCTTATGAAAACGGGAGGCATATATAATGCTCTCAAGATTGTTTCGTTGGCTGAAACTGTTGGTATGAAGTGTATGATAGGTTCAATGATGGAAAACATCATAGGAGTAACAGCAGCAGCACATTTAGGGGCTGCAAAGGCTAATATAATAGAGGTAGACCTTGATGTGCCATTGTTATGCAGTGAAAATCCGATTGATGGTGGGATTGTATATGATAAAAACAATATGATTCTTGGTATCGATTCCGGGTTGGGATTTAATGATATCTTTTAAATAAACTAATATCTATAGAAATAAATATAAAAAAACAGAATTAAACCTCCTTGGCAAGAATTATAAAATATTTTTGTTAAGGAGGTTTTTCTTATAAATCCATTTTCTTATTTTTATTGATAGCTCTCATAATATAAATATCCTTATCTTCTTTTTCAATGAAAGAATTGATTTTATATCCACTACTGATATATGTTTTTACAGCATGTCGATCATTACAATTAACTTGTAGGTAAGAGTATTTGGAATTGATTTTGTTGAATATGATTTTATGGGTCAATTCGATTATTTTCATACCGTAGCCCTTATTCTTTGCTTTTGTTTCCCCAATAACAAAGCCCATGAATTCAACAACATCATCATCTATAATTCTTATGGCAGTAGTACCTATGGGCATACCATAGACTTGTTTTTCTTCAACTATATAGATTAATAGTTTTTCATCTTTTTTATAATTTCTATACCATTTTCTACGGGTGATTTTAGAGTAATCACTATTCAATATAGTATCTCTTATTGAACTTTTCATAATCCATTGCTTAATCAAATTATAGTCTTTATTCTTTATTTCTCGAAACTTGAATTCATGATTTTCATATGAGGAATGTTTATTCAACAATCTAACACCTACCATATAATAATATTGAGACAAGAAGAAAAAATACTGATAAAAATCAGATTACAAGAACTTAATAAATTAATGTTATAGAGATAATTCATATATAAATATTAGCATTCATAATAGTCAATATATGTTAATCCATTTCAATAGGTACATTGTCTAAATAAAAATAAGGATATCCTTGTAAAATACATACAAATTTAATTTTCAGCTATCACATATAGCCTGTAGAAAACATATTTTATTATTAAAGTACAATAGTTAGTGATGATATTTATGAAGAAAAAAATAGCAGTGATTGGCGGAGATTTGAGACAGATTTATTTATCTAACATATTGGCTGATAAATATAGAGTATCTATTTTTGGTAACGAACATAAAGATCTTAGCAGTAAAGTATCTAGAGCATTATCTTTAAAAGAAGCTGTAAGAGATAGTCATATCATCGTTTGTCCAATACCTTTTTCTAAAGATAATGAGCACATATTTGTTGCTAACTCAAAAGAAAAAATACTATATAAAGATTTGTTTTCTCTAATTACCAAAGACCAGCGAATCTTTTCAGGTCCATATAAAAATGATGTGATAGAGTATGCAAAGGAAAACGACATCCGTTTATTTGATATTGTGGCTGCCTATGAATTCGCAATACTTAATTCTGTACCTACAGCAGAAGGTGTTATCGGTATGATGATAGAGAATCTAGGTATCACACTTTCAGGTAGCAAGTGCTTAGTGCTAGGTTACGGAAGGTGCGGTATGGCAATTTCTGATCTAGCTAAGAAAATGAATATGGATGTATATGTAGCATCTGCAAGTAATGAAGAATTGATAATGGCTGAAATCAAAAAATACAAAACTCTAAAGATAGAAGATAAAAAATTACTGCTTGTAGATTA includes:
- a CDS encoding S66 peptidase family protein, whose protein sequence is MIIINRPQKLVEGDIIGVIAPGSPTTMDKVNKAKNSLEELGFEVKLGESCYEKDTYLAGDDNLRANDVNEMFLDDNVKGIICLRGGYGTSRILNLINYRAIKKHPKVFVGYSDITALHIAFNQLSNMVTYHGPMAGDMLEGMDEFTKKSFFYSIQAENEICINNPKSSNIECLCPGVAKGKIIGGNLSLIISTLGTPYEINTKGKILFIEEVRERPYVIDRLLMQLKHAKKFQDAKGIILGDFKDCVPKENEDSKSLEEVFNEIIKPLNKPTIYKLKAGHCNPMVTLPFGLNSYMDADRGVLISNI
- a CDS encoding dipeptide epimerase — protein: MKIIDIKTEKISIGLKKPFITALRSLRSIDSIVVKVITDEYIGYGAAAETAVITGDINSSIIGAIDYIKTFLIGKDISSFEKLMEILNNCIVGNTSAKASIDMALYDLYGKLYKAPVYKLLGGYRDKLTTDITISLKSPDEMAIDSIQAVNQGFNALKVKVGNNSNLDIERLKAIRKAVGNTVSIKVDANQGWEAKEAVYVIKRMEQEDINIDLAEQPVTAEDIDGLKYVTDNVNIPVLADESVFSPMDAMNIINNRAADMINIKLMKTGGIYNALKIVSLAETVGMKCMIGSMMENIIGVTAAAHLGAAKANIIEVDLDVPLLCSENPIDGGIVYDKNNMILGIDSGLGFNDIF
- a CDS encoding anhydro-N-acetylmuramic acid kinase produces the protein MINKIQKVVNKEKTLAVGLMSGTSLDGVDAALVEIQNSSLDTKVKLIEFNTLNYNSEERNNILKICADDTSSVEDICKMNVYLGEKMAEAANVVIKKANLNNSDIDFISTHGQTIYHIPEYHATMQIGELAVIAERTGCITVGDYRPSDMAAKGQGAPLVPFTDYLLFRSRSKGRALINIGGISNVSLIETGVGLEDVTAFDMGPGNMLIDAIVSIGTNNQYTYDKNGNIASKGKVCNNWLYNIINNDEFITKMPPKSTGREKYTFNLAKELYNQGISMGLDFEDIIATITSYTIESIIMHFRDYIDINYNIDEVIISGGGVYNNTIIKGLDNGLKQHVTILDDWGYSSDAKEAIAFAILGNEFLHGNNNNLPSATGASKGICMGKLVLPS
- a CDS encoding dipicolinate synthase subunit DpsA; this encodes MKKKIAVIGGDLRQIYLSNILADKYRVSIFGNEHKDLSSKVSRALSLKEAVRDSHIIVCPIPFSKDNEHIFVANSKEKILYKDLFSLITKDQRIFSGPYKNDVIEYAKENDIRLFDIVAAYEFAILNSVPTAEGVIGMMIENLGITLSGSKCLVLGYGRCGMAISDLAKKMNMDVYVASASNEELIMAEIKKYKTLKIEDKKLLLVDYLTREFLDESNFIINLERFNYVINTIPASLININLSKKLDNYIFIDIANIYEDDKNKFINARGIPGKYSPKTAGKIISDVIEKHMQETINLGKE